A genome region from Corvus hawaiiensis isolate bCorHaw1 chromosome 4, bCorHaw1.pri.cur, whole genome shotgun sequence includes the following:
- the CACNG2 gene encoding voltage-dependent calcium channel gamma-2 subunit isoform X3: protein MCVLQNHREILSKSNCAVCLSSSCLYCLGNFKGLCKQIDHFPEDADYEADTAEYFLRAVRASSIFPILSVILLFMGGLCIAASEFYKTRHNIILSAGIFFVSAGLSNIIGIIVYISANAGDPSKSDSKKNSYSYGWSFYFGALSFIIAEMVGVLAVHMFIDRHKQLRANARATDYLQSSAITRIPSYRYRYQRRSRSSSRSTEPSHSRDASPVGIKGFNTLPSTEISMYTLTRDPLKATTTPTATYNSDRDNSFLQVHNCIQKENKDSIHTNTANRRTTPV, encoded by the exons GGAATTTTAAAGGTCTGTGTAAGCAAATCGATCACTTCCCTGAGGATGCAGATTATGAAGCCGATACAGCAGAATATTTCCTCC GGGCTGTTAGAGCCTCTAGTATTTTCCCGATCCTGAGTGTGATTCTGCTTTTCATGGGTGGACTCTGCATTGCAGCCAGCGAGTTCTACAAAACCCGACACAACATCATCCTTAGTGCCGGCATCTTCTTCGTGTCTGCAG GTCTGAGTAATATAATTGGCATCATCGTATACATATCAGCCAACGCTGGAGACCCCTCCAAGAGTGACTCCAAGAAGAACAGCTACTCCTACGGCTGGTCCTTCTATTTCGGGGCCCTGTCCTTCATTATAGCCGAGATGGTGGGAGTGCTGGCTGTCCACATGTTCATAGACCGGCACAAACAGCTGCGCGCCAATGCTCGTGCCACGGACTACCTCCAGTCCTCCGCCATTACCCGCATCCCCAGCTACCGGTACCGCTATCAGAGACGCAGTCGCTCCAGCTCCCGCTCCACCGAGCCTTCACACTCCAGGGATGCCTCTCCCGTCGGGATCAAAGGGTTCAACACCCTCCCATCAACAGAGATCTCGATGTACACCCTGACCAGGGACCCGCTGAAGGCAACCACCACCCCCACCGCTACCTACAACTCCGACAGGGATAACAGTTTCCTCCAGGTTCACAACTGTATCCAGAAAGAGAACAAGGACTCTATCCACACCAACACAGCCAACCGCCGGACCACCCCGGTATGA
- the EIF3D gene encoding eukaryotic translation initiation factor 3 subunit D isoform X2, with protein MAKFVTPVIQDNPSGWGPCAVPEQFKDMPYQPFSKGDRLGKVADWTGATYQDKRYTNKYSSQFGGGSQYAYFHEEDETSFQLVDTARTQKTAYQRNRMRFAQRNLRRDKDRRNMLQFSMQTLPKSAKQKERDRLRLQKKFQKQFGVRQKWDQKSQKPRDSSVEVRSDWEVKEEMDFPRLMKMRYLEVSEPQDIECCGALEYYDKAFDRITTRNEKLLRSIKRIFHTVTTTDDPVIRKLAKTQGNVFATDAILATLMSCTRSVYSWDIIVQRVGSKLFFDKRDNSDFDLLTVSETANEPPQEEGNSFNSPRNLAMEATYINHNFSQQCLRMGKEKYKFPNPNPFVEDDMDKNEVASVAYRYRRWKLGDDIDLIVRCEHDGVMTGANGEVSFINIKTLNEWDSRYCNGVDWRQKLDSQRGAVIATELKNNSYKLARWTCCALLAGSEYLKLGYVSRYHVKDSARHVILGTQQFKPNEFASQINLSIENAWGILRCVIDICMKLDEGKYLILKDPNKQVIRIYSLPDGTFSSDEDEEDEEEEEEEEEEES; from the exons atggCGAAGTTTGTGACACCCGTGATCCAGGACAACCCCTCCGGCTGGGGCCCGTGTGCTGTGCCCGAGCAGTTCAAGGACATGCCCTACCAGCCCTTCAGCAAAGGAGACCGCCTGGGCAAG GTGGCTGATTGGACAGGAGCCACGTATCAGGATAAAAGATACACAA acAAGTACTCGTCCCAGTTCGGCGGCGGAAGCCAATACGCCTATTTCCACGAGGAGGATGAGACCAGCTTCCAGCTGGTGGACACAGCCCGGACACAGAAAACAGCGTACCAGAGGAATCGTATGAGGTTTGCACAG AGGAACCTTCGGAGAGACAAGGACCGTCGGAACATGCTGCAGTTCAGCATGCAGACACTGCCAAAGAGTGCCAAGCAGAAGGAGAG AGATCGTTTGCGCCTACAAAAGAAGTTTCAGAAACAGTTTGGAGTGAGGCAGAAATGGGACCAGAAATCACAG AAACCTCGTGACTCCTCTGTTGAAGTTCGCAGCGACTGGGaggtgaaggaggagatggattTCCCTCGGCTGATGAAAATGCGCTACCTGGAGGTGTCAGAACCACAGGACAT AGAGTGCTGTGGAGCCCTAGAGTACTATGACAAAGCCTTCGACCGCATTACGACGAGGAACGAGAAGCTCCTGAGGAGCATTAAGCGCATCTTCCATACCGTCACCACCACGGATGACCCAGTTATCCGAAAG CTGGCCAAGACACAAGGGAATGTGTTTGCCACAGATGCCATCCTGGCCACACTGATGAGCTGCACTCGCTCTGTCTATTCCTGGGACATCATTGTCCAGAGAGTTGGATCCAAGCTTTTCTTTGACAAGAGGGACAACTCAGATTTTG ACCTCCTGACAGTGAGTGAAACAGCCAATGAACCACCACAGGAAGAGGGCAACTCCTTTAATTCTCCTCGCAACCTGGCCATGGAAGCTACCTACATCAATCATAACTTCTCCCAGCAGTGTCTGAGGATG ggaaaggagaaatacaagtttcccaacccaaaccccttTGTGGAGGATGACATGGATAAAAATGAAGTAGCTTCTGTTGCATACAG ATACCGAAGGTGGAAGCTGGGAGATGATATAGATCTCATTGTCCGCTGTGAACATGATGGAGTGATGACAGGAGCCAATGGAGAAGTGTCATTCATCAACATCAAGACACTGAACGAGTGGGATTCGAGG TATTGCAATGGGGTAGACTGGCGCCAGAAGCTGGACTCTCAGAGAGGGGCTGTCATTGCCACAGAGCTGAAGAACAACAGCTACAAATTGGCCCGCTGGACGTGCTGCGCGCTGCTGGCTGGATCAGAGTATCTTAAACTCGG GTATGTATCCCGTTACCATGTGAAGGACTCTGCCCGCCACGTGATCCTGGGCACGCAGCAGTTCAAGCCAAATGAATTCGCCAGCCAGATTAATCTGAGCATAGAGAATGCCTGGGGCATCCTGCGATGCGTCATTGACATCTGCATGAAGCTGGATGAGGGGAAGTACCTCATCCTCAAGGACCCCAACAAGCAGGTGATCCGGATCTACAGTTTGCCTGATGGCACCTTCAGCTctgatgaagatgaggaggatgaggaggaagaagaggaagaggaag agGAAGAGAGCTGA
- the EIF3D gene encoding eukaryotic translation initiation factor 3 subunit D isoform X1, which produces MAKFVTPVIQDNPSGWGPCAVPEQFKDMPYQPFSKGDRLGKVADWTGATYQDKRYTNKYSSQFGGGSQYAYFHEEDETSFQLVDTARTQKTAYQRNRMRFAQRNLRRDKDRRNMLQFSMQTLPKSAKQKERDRLRLQKKFQKQFGVRQKWDQKSQQKPRDSSVEVRSDWEVKEEMDFPRLMKMRYLEVSEPQDIECCGALEYYDKAFDRITTRNEKLLRSIKRIFHTVTTTDDPVIRKLAKTQGNVFATDAILATLMSCTRSVYSWDIIVQRVGSKLFFDKRDNSDFDLLTVSETANEPPQEEGNSFNSPRNLAMEATYINHNFSQQCLRMGKEKYKFPNPNPFVEDDMDKNEVASVAYRYRRWKLGDDIDLIVRCEHDGVMTGANGEVSFINIKTLNEWDSRYCNGVDWRQKLDSQRGAVIATELKNNSYKLARWTCCALLAGSEYLKLGYVSRYHVKDSARHVILGTQQFKPNEFASQINLSIENAWGILRCVIDICMKLDEGKYLILKDPNKQVIRIYSLPDGTFSSDEDEEDEEEEEEEEEEES; this is translated from the exons atggCGAAGTTTGTGACACCCGTGATCCAGGACAACCCCTCCGGCTGGGGCCCGTGTGCTGTGCCCGAGCAGTTCAAGGACATGCCCTACCAGCCCTTCAGCAAAGGAGACCGCCTGGGCAAG GTGGCTGATTGGACAGGAGCCACGTATCAGGATAAAAGATACACAA acAAGTACTCGTCCCAGTTCGGCGGCGGAAGCCAATACGCCTATTTCCACGAGGAGGATGAGACCAGCTTCCAGCTGGTGGACACAGCCCGGACACAGAAAACAGCGTACCAGAGGAATCGTATGAGGTTTGCACAG AGGAACCTTCGGAGAGACAAGGACCGTCGGAACATGCTGCAGTTCAGCATGCAGACACTGCCAAAGAGTGCCAAGCAGAAGGAGAG AGATCGTTTGCGCCTACAAAAGAAGTTTCAGAAACAGTTTGGAGTGAGGCAGAAATGGGACCAGAAATCACAG CAGAAACCTCGTGACTCCTCTGTTGAAGTTCGCAGCGACTGGGaggtgaaggaggagatggattTCCCTCGGCTGATGAAAATGCGCTACCTGGAGGTGTCAGAACCACAGGACAT AGAGTGCTGTGGAGCCCTAGAGTACTATGACAAAGCCTTCGACCGCATTACGACGAGGAACGAGAAGCTCCTGAGGAGCATTAAGCGCATCTTCCATACCGTCACCACCACGGATGACCCAGTTATCCGAAAG CTGGCCAAGACACAAGGGAATGTGTTTGCCACAGATGCCATCCTGGCCACACTGATGAGCTGCACTCGCTCTGTCTATTCCTGGGACATCATTGTCCAGAGAGTTGGATCCAAGCTTTTCTTTGACAAGAGGGACAACTCAGATTTTG ACCTCCTGACAGTGAGTGAAACAGCCAATGAACCACCACAGGAAGAGGGCAACTCCTTTAATTCTCCTCGCAACCTGGCCATGGAAGCTACCTACATCAATCATAACTTCTCCCAGCAGTGTCTGAGGATG ggaaaggagaaatacaagtttcccaacccaaaccccttTGTGGAGGATGACATGGATAAAAATGAAGTAGCTTCTGTTGCATACAG ATACCGAAGGTGGAAGCTGGGAGATGATATAGATCTCATTGTCCGCTGTGAACATGATGGAGTGATGACAGGAGCCAATGGAGAAGTGTCATTCATCAACATCAAGACACTGAACGAGTGGGATTCGAGG TATTGCAATGGGGTAGACTGGCGCCAGAAGCTGGACTCTCAGAGAGGGGCTGTCATTGCCACAGAGCTGAAGAACAACAGCTACAAATTGGCCCGCTGGACGTGCTGCGCGCTGCTGGCTGGATCAGAGTATCTTAAACTCGG GTATGTATCCCGTTACCATGTGAAGGACTCTGCCCGCCACGTGATCCTGGGCACGCAGCAGTTCAAGCCAAATGAATTCGCCAGCCAGATTAATCTGAGCATAGAGAATGCCTGGGGCATCCTGCGATGCGTCATTGACATCTGCATGAAGCTGGATGAGGGGAAGTACCTCATCCTCAAGGACCCCAACAAGCAGGTGATCCGGATCTACAGTTTGCCTGATGGCACCTTCAGCTctgatgaagatgaggaggatgaggaggaagaagaggaagaggaag agGAAGAGAGCTGA
- the EIF3D gene encoding eukaryotic translation initiation factor 3 subunit D isoform X3: MAKFVTPVIQDNPSGWGPCAVPEQFKDMPYQPFSKGDRLGKVADWTGATYQDKRYTNKYSSQFGGGSQYAYFHEEDETSFQLVDTARTQKTAYQRNRMRFAQRNLRRDKDRRNMLQFSMQTLPKSAKQKERDRLRLQKKFQKQFGVRQKWDQKSQQKPRDSSVEVRSDWEVKEEMDFPRLMKMRYLEVSEPQDIECCGALEYYDKAFDRITTRNEKLLRSIKRIFHTVTTTDDPVIRKLAKTQGNVFATDAILATLMSCTRSVYSWDIIVQRVGSKLFFDKRDNSDFDLLTVSETANEPPQEEGNSFNSPRNLAMEATYINHNFSQQCLRMGKEKYKFPNPNPFVEDDMDKNEVASVAYRYRRWKLGDDIDLIVRCEHDGVMTGANGEVSFINIKTLNEWDSRVRKNKIPKLALTASLLPDMPVLQWGRLAPEAGLSERGCHCHRAEEQQLQIGPLDVLRAAGWIRVS, translated from the exons atggCGAAGTTTGTGACACCCGTGATCCAGGACAACCCCTCCGGCTGGGGCCCGTGTGCTGTGCCCGAGCAGTTCAAGGACATGCCCTACCAGCCCTTCAGCAAAGGAGACCGCCTGGGCAAG GTGGCTGATTGGACAGGAGCCACGTATCAGGATAAAAGATACACAA acAAGTACTCGTCCCAGTTCGGCGGCGGAAGCCAATACGCCTATTTCCACGAGGAGGATGAGACCAGCTTCCAGCTGGTGGACACAGCCCGGACACAGAAAACAGCGTACCAGAGGAATCGTATGAGGTTTGCACAG AGGAACCTTCGGAGAGACAAGGACCGTCGGAACATGCTGCAGTTCAGCATGCAGACACTGCCAAAGAGTGCCAAGCAGAAGGAGAG AGATCGTTTGCGCCTACAAAAGAAGTTTCAGAAACAGTTTGGAGTGAGGCAGAAATGGGACCAGAAATCACAG CAGAAACCTCGTGACTCCTCTGTTGAAGTTCGCAGCGACTGGGaggtgaaggaggagatggattTCCCTCGGCTGATGAAAATGCGCTACCTGGAGGTGTCAGAACCACAGGACAT AGAGTGCTGTGGAGCCCTAGAGTACTATGACAAAGCCTTCGACCGCATTACGACGAGGAACGAGAAGCTCCTGAGGAGCATTAAGCGCATCTTCCATACCGTCACCACCACGGATGACCCAGTTATCCGAAAG CTGGCCAAGACACAAGGGAATGTGTTTGCCACAGATGCCATCCTGGCCACACTGATGAGCTGCACTCGCTCTGTCTATTCCTGGGACATCATTGTCCAGAGAGTTGGATCCAAGCTTTTCTTTGACAAGAGGGACAACTCAGATTTTG ACCTCCTGACAGTGAGTGAAACAGCCAATGAACCACCACAGGAAGAGGGCAACTCCTTTAATTCTCCTCGCAACCTGGCCATGGAAGCTACCTACATCAATCATAACTTCTCCCAGCAGTGTCTGAGGATG ggaaaggagaaatacaagtttcccaacccaaaccccttTGTGGAGGATGACATGGATAAAAATGAAGTAGCTTCTGTTGCATACAG ATACCGAAGGTGGAAGCTGGGAGATGATATAGATCTCATTGTCCGCTGTGAACATGATGGAGTGATGACAGGAGCCAATGGAGAAGTGTCATTCATCAACATCAAGACACTGAACGAGTGGGATTCGAGGGTGAGGAAGAACAAGATCCCCAAGCTAGCTCTAACTGCTTCACTGCTGCCTGACATGCCAG TATTGCAATGGGGTAGACTGGCGCCAGAAGCTGGACTCTCAGAGAGGGGCTGTCATTGCCACAGAGCTGAAGAACAACAGCTACAAATTGGCCCGCTGGACGTGCTGCGCGCTGCTGGCTGGATCAGAGTATCTTAA